A part of Aegilops tauschii subsp. strangulata cultivar AL8/78 chromosome 2, Aet v6.0, whole genome shotgun sequence genomic DNA contains:
- the LOC109757887 gene encoding putative expansin-B14, with protein sequence MASSSFAVFAAQASCWLLLLSHSVSGWSDAGATWYGPRIGGGSDGGACGYQRDVESPPFSAMITAGGPSLYKNGKGCGACYQVRCSSNAACSGRPVTVVVTDQCPGGPCLAEATHFDLSGKAFGALAKPGQADNLRNAGNIKVQYNRVPCNWRGVAFRVDAGSNPNYLAVLIEYESGDGDLQAVELQQRGGRWAPMQQSWGAVWKYNSGSTLQAPMSIRITSSSGRKLVATNVIPSGWQAGKTYRSIHK encoded by the exons ATGGCTTCTTCTTCCTTCGCCGTTTTTGCGGCTCAAGCCAGTTGCTGGCTCCTCCTCCTTTCCCACAGCGTTTCCGGCTGGTCCGACGCCGGCGCGACGTGGTATGGCCCCCGCATCGGCGGCGGCAGCGACG GTGGTGCGTGCGGGTACCAGCGCGACGTTGAGAGCCCGCCGTTCTCCGCCATGATCACGGCGGGCGGCCCCTCCCTCTACAAGAACGGCAAGGGATGCGGCGCTTGCTACCAGGTGAGATGCAGCTCCAATGCTGCTTGCTCCGGCCGCCCAGTGACCGTTGTTGTCACCGACCAGTGCCCCGGCGGGCCGTGCCTGGCCGAGGCCACCCACTTCGACCTCAGCGGGAAGGCGTTCGGCGCCTTGGCAAAGCCCGGTCAGGCCGACAACCTCCGCAACGCCGGCAACATCAAAGTCCAGTACAACCG GGTTCCATGCAACTGGCGCGGGGTTGCCTTCAGGGTCGACGCCGGCTCAAACCCGAACTACCTTGCGGTGCTCATCGAGTACGAGTCCGGCGACGGCGACCTGCAGGCGGTCGAGCTCCAGCAGCGCGGCGGCAGGTGGGCGCCGATGCAGCAGTCGTGGGGCGCCGTGTGGAAGTACAACTCCGGGTCCACCCTACAGGCGCCCATGTCGATCCGCATCACCTCCAGCTCTGGGAGGAAGCTCGTCGCCACCAACGTCATCCCCTCCGGCTGGCAGGCTGGCAAGACCTACCGATCCATCCACAAATAG